The region TGCTCGAACGCGCCGCCGCCCAGTCGCCGGTGCGCGAGGCCGTCGACATCGCCGACGTCGGCGCGCTCGCCGCCTTCCTCGCCAGCCCCGCGGCGCGGCGCATCACCGGGACCGTGATCCCGGTCGACGCGGGAGAGCACATCCTCGGCTGACCGCCTGACGGCCATCGACGAGGCTCCGATGTCGCGCGCGCGCGCCGGGCTTCAGCTTCGCGTTCATGGGCGAATTCCTGAAGGGCAAGATCAGCTATCGCGGTCCGCACGGCGAGACCGGGCGCGAATGGTTCGAGATGGTGGAGCACGAAGGCGGGCTCGGCCGCACTTTGCGTGCCTTTTGCGAGATGGACGAGATCGCCCTCACCCGCGACGTGACCATGCTGCTCGATCCGGCCGCGCGCCCGCTCGACGGCTTTTGCCGCGTGACCCGGCAGGGCGCCCGCGCAGGCACCGTGCTGTTCGTGTGCGAGGCAGCGGGCGTGCGGGCCAGCGGAGACCTTGCGCAGGGTGGACGCCTTGCCCAGCACCTGCCCGTCCCCGCCGGGGTCGAATATCTCGGCCTCCATCCACTGGTGGGCGACGCGCTCATCGCGCTGGCGCGCGGCACCGATGCGCCCGGCACCTTCCGTACCATAGCTTGCGTGACCAACTCGATCTCGCCCGACGGGGACAAGGGCCTTGTCGCCATGCCGACCACGATCGAGGTCGCCTATCGCGGTGAGGAAAGCGTGACCACGCCCGCCGGAACCTTCCCGGCGCGCCGCTATGCCTTGCGCTGGCATCCCGAGTGGGAACCTGCCGACTTGTGGGTACACGGCCCCCATGCCCTGTTCCTGCGGCTCGAATGGGCCATGATCGGCGCAAGCTACGAGCTCGTCGAACTGCAGTCGGGGCGCTGAAGAGCGCAAACCACTGCATACGATATCGCGAAGTAAATAGGCCCCTTTTAAGAGGCATTTATTTTGCAACTAGCGAGTGATACTGTCGCCCACGGCCATGACTGGCATGGCTCGCCGGACAAGGAACGGCCCTTCGATGCCGCTCACGCGTTTCGCTCCGCCTTTCCTGCTGTGCCTCGCACTATTTGCAGCGCCCGCGCTCCATGCGCAGGAACGCCAGCTCGAAGACCTCGAGGAGACCGAGGACGCGGCGCAGGGCATCGCCGAGGCGGGCGAGAAGCCGCGCGAGCGCATCATCATCCCGGTCCCGATCGGCGATCCGCAACTGGGCGCCGGGCTCGCGCTCGCCACCGCGCTGTTCTACCAGCCGGGCAAGAGCACGAGACCCTGGACCACAGGCGTGGGCGGCTTTCGCACGTCGAACGGCTCGTGGGGCGGAGGCGGTGTCCAGTCGATGTCGCTCGCGCGCGACCGGCTGCGCGTGCAGCTCATCGCCGCCTACACCGCGATGAACCTGCGCTACTTCGGCGCGGAGGGCGACAGTTCGGACGAGGACGAGTGGGCCGACGTCAAGGAGAAGACGACGATCGTCTCGGCCAAGGCACGGCTGCGCATCGACGAGCACATCTTCGCAGGCGCGCGCCTGCGCTACCGCTCCAAGCATTCGAGCCTGCGCGATACCTCCGAGGCGCTGGAGCAGCTCGTCGAGGACGCGGGCGGCGCGAGCGTGTTCGACACCCGCCAGAAACTCGTCCAGCTCGGCCCGATCCTGACCTACGACGATACCACCGAGCCCTTCGCCCCGCGCAGCGGCACCATCGCCAATGCCGAAGTGCACTTCGCCCTGCCCGCGCTCGGCAGCGACCTTGGCTATACGCAGTCGAAGGCAAGCTGGAAGCACTATCGCGACATGGGCGCCGACGACGTGCTCGCGATGCGCGCCAAGGCCTGCCTCGTCAGTAAGAGCGCGCCCTTCTTCGACATCTGCGAGGTGGGCCTGCGCGGCTATCCGGGCGGACGTTTCCGCGACCGCGCGAGCTGGTCCGCCGAGGCCGAATGGCGCCACCGCCTGACCCGCCGGATCGGCGCGGTCGGCTTCATCGGGCTGGGCAGTACCGGCGGGGGTCTGGGCGATGCCCTTGGCGCACGCATGCTGCCTGCGATCGGCGGCGGCCTTCGCTACCTGCTCGCGGAGAGCTACGGCGTGAACCTGCGCGTCGATGCCGGGTTCGGGCGCGATGGCCATGCCGTCTACGTGTCGCTGGGGGAATCCTTCTAGGCACACCCCTAGGAGCCGTGGACAAATCGTGACCGCAGCTACCGACTTGGGTGGTTGCCTGCCGTCCGAAGGCAAAGCGTCAGCGCCAGATTCGCCTTGCGATCCATCCGCCCAAAATCGAAAGCGCGAGGGCTACGATACCAAGAAGTAACCACATTAAGTTGAATAGTAGATTCGCAGCTTCTCGCGCGTCCTCTGGCTTATCTGGCATGTAGAATAGCTTAGCAGTGCCGCCTAACTCGTAGACGCCATTCCCCTGGAGAGATGTGAGGTGAAAGCGGTCGCCGCGTACCGAATATGACAAGACGCCCCTGTCATTCCTATCCCCGAGCACTCCCGTATGGCTGTCGAATACGCCGACTGTCTCAACACCATCACGTCGGAAGCGATAGTCTTCAGGCAGGCCAGAAAGCGCTGCAGTGAGAGCGCCCGTGCCCCAAACCATCATAAACAAACGGAAAAAGATGAGCCTGAAACTGCGTCGCGGCTTGAGCGGAGCCGTGCTGGCTCTCCCAAGCCCGACTTGTGCTCGACGTCCCAGACTATCCAAAAAACGACGCTCATCGTGCAGTTTCAACTCAATCGGTGCCAGAACAGCGGATTCGAATGAAACTCGCAACATGCGGCTCCATAAGCGCCGCACGGGTTCAACACTGGCAATGGAGGCAGTGGAGACCCGAATGTCCAGTCCGAAAAGTTCAGGCAGGAACAAGAGTGTGAACGGAAAGCGTGGCGTTACAACAAGCTGCCCGTCCGACACGTATACCAGTAGGCAATTACGAGCGCCGCCGACGCGAGTAAGGTAATTCCGGAGTGACCGACCGGAGCACCAATCCTCCAGAAAATCCGCATTCGTCGGCCTCTGTGGAATGATGGACCGGCCATTCGCGCGTCGGAACCAAACAGACGCTGCGACCCAGCCACCGATCCAGACAAATGGAAACAGAATTTCTGACAAGTTCAACAGCCCCCGCGGATTCCAAAGACAAAGCGATACGATTGCTTCCCTCACCCGCCAAGAGTCTTCACAACCTGGGATATGCCCATGTTCGACAAGGGGCGAACCCGGAGATTCGTTTTCGTCCACGCCCTTCGTCCGTGAATGGCGCGCCGCGCAAAAGGACAGGGTTTACAACGGCTCGCAGCACGCCATGATCGGGCCTGCAGGGTGGGGATGAGGCGGCGCCGGGGATGGT is a window of Novosphingobium aureum DNA encoding:
- a CDS encoding BamA/TamA family outer membrane protein; this translates as MPLTRFAPPFLLCLALFAAPALHAQERQLEDLEETEDAAQGIAEAGEKPRERIIIPVPIGDPQLGAGLALATALFYQPGKSTRPWTTGVGGFRTSNGSWGGGGVQSMSLARDRLRVQLIAAYTAMNLRYFGAEGDSSDEDEWADVKEKTTIVSAKARLRIDEHIFAGARLRYRSKHSSLRDTSEALEQLVEDAGGASVFDTRQKLVQLGPILTYDDTTEPFAPRSGTIANAEVHFALPALGSDLGYTQSKASWKHYRDMGADDVLAMRAKACLVSKSAPFFDICEVGLRGYPGGRFRDRASWSAEAEWRHRLTRRIGAVGFIGLGSTGGGLGDALGARMLPAIGGGLRYLLAESYGVNLRVDAGFGRDGHAVYVSLGESF
- a CDS encoding DUF3592 domain-containing protein; translation: MDENESPGSPLVEHGHIPGCEDSWRVREAIVSLCLWNPRGLLNLSEILFPFVWIGGWVAASVWFRRANGRSIIPQRPTNADFLEDWCSGRSLRNYLTRVGGARNCLLVYVSDGQLVVTPRFPFTLLFLPELFGLDIRVSTASIASVEPVRRLWSRMLRVSFESAVLAPIELKLHDERRFLDSLGRRAQVGLGRASTAPLKPRRSFRLIFFRLFMMVWGTGALTAALSGLPEDYRFRRDGVETVGVFDSHTGVLGDRNDRGVLSYSVRGDRFHLTSLQGNGVYELGGTAKLFYMPDKPEDAREAANLLFNLMWLLLGIVALALSILGGWIARRIWR